The following proteins come from a genomic window of Triticum aestivum cultivar Chinese Spring chromosome 6A, IWGSC CS RefSeq v2.1, whole genome shotgun sequence:
- the LOC123130558 gene encoding F-box/kelch-repeat protein At1g80440-like, which translates to MGDLIPGLPEEVARECLLRVGFRQLPAARRTSRQWKAEVESPLYGRLRRANGHARPILALAQALPALAASGPARKYAASAALSNSYRLVLHDPADGGWATLPPLPGGRGLPLFCQLAAVACGERRKLVVVGGWDPETWAPTDTVHVYDFLEGAWRSGAPMPGPRRSFFACAATGRRVFVAGGHDEEKNALRSAAAYDAEADAWAALPDMALERDEPRGVRVGARFVVVGGYPTEAQGRFTGTGEAFDTDAWAWDPVLDRIVNEGACPGTCCAAPSAAGAMYMLRDGHLAVRDGDSGWRAVAPVPEDGRAATVIVAIGDGRVAAIGAGRHGGEQAVYVLNKEAGTNGAAPSWARARAPQEFAGHVQAACCVEV; encoded by the coding sequence ATGGGTGACCTGATTCCGGGCCTCCCGGAGGAGGTGGCGCGGGAATGCCTGCTCCGGGTGGGGTTCCGTCAGCTCCCAGCAGCGCGCCGCACCTCGCGGCAGTGGAAGGCGGAGGTGGAGTCGCCGCTCTACGGCCGCCTCCGCCGGGCCAACGGCCATGCCCGCCCAATCCTCGCCCTCGCCCAGGCCCTTCCCGCGCTCGCCGCCTCCGGCCCGGCCCGCAAGTACGCTGCGTCCGCCGCCCTCTCCAACTCCTACCGGCTCGTGCTCCACGACCCGGCCGACGGAGGGTGGGCCACTCTGCCCCCGCTCCCAGGCGGCCGGGGGCTCCCGCTCTTCTGCCAGCTCGCCGCCGTGGcctgtggcgagaggaggaagctGGTGGTGGTGGGCGGCTGGGACCCTGAGACGTGGGCGCCGACGGACACGGTGCACGTGTACGACTTCCTGGAGGGCGCGTGGCGGAGCGGCGCGCCGATGCCTGGGCCGCGTCGGTCGTTCTTCGCATGCGCGGCGACCGGAAGAAGGGTGTTCGTCGCCGGCGGCCACGACGAGGAGAAGAACGCGCTGCGGTCGGCGGCGGCATACGACGCCGAGGCCGACGCGTGGGCGGCGCTGCCCGACATGGCGCTGGAGCGGGACGAGCCAAGAGGGGTCCGCGTCGGCGCCAGGTTCGTCGTGGTTGGCGGGTACCCGACGGAGGCGCAGGGCCGGTTCACCGGCACCGGCGAGGCATTCGACACAGACGCCTGGGCGTGGGATCCAGTGCTGGACAGGATAGTCAACGAGGGGGCGTGCCCGGGGACGTGCTGCGCCGCGCCGTCCGCGGCAGGCgccatgtacatgctacgtgaCGGCCACCTCGCGGTGCGGGACGGCGACAGCGGGTGGCGGGCGGTGGCGCCGGTACCGGAGGACGGGCGCGCGGCGACGGTCATCGTGGCCATCGGGGACGGCCGCGTGGCCGCCATCGGCGCCGGGCGCCACGGCGGTGAGCAGGCCGTGTATGTGCTCAACAAGGAGGCTGGAACCAACGGGGCGGCGCCGTCGTGGGCGCGCGCCCGGGCGCCGCAGGAGTTCGCCGGGCACGTGCAAGCCGCGTGTTGCGTAGAAGTATGA